The DNA sequence cttctttcaacaggaaacaaaagtgtatttctatctgtttctgttttgcagcaaatagcattagaatatagctaagtttcttcattattcacaaatctgctttaaattgtgggcaaatcagtttgttttcaacatggccccgttgatctcttatactcttataCTATACCACCTacaagcccaggatctttgagttctgggtaaaggaagttcttggttgtaaaagttccgcaGGGAATTTATAAATTGTTTTTCCACAGCGTTTTAGAGTTCTctgtaattaattcaaatgagtttgatgatgcatgagtttgatgagcccagcTGATGTAACCCCaccgcccccccctcccctaaaatgtatatatatatatatatatatatatatatatgaaagtaaaaaaatatatatatatatgaaagtaaaaataaatgtcaaaataaatatacaaatataattaaatatcaatctatctatcttgcactaacaataaataaaaacactcgctctcacatttatttatttcatgctgcagacgctctgccaggacaaaatgttatttattgattgatatttaattatatttatatatttatttttgtatttatttcaacttttatttttattttttgaatctcgatttttatttttgcttgtatttatttatttatgcatatatgtattttttttgttatttttatttaatttttaacaattattttttgtatccttttttattttcacttggcttttgtttactgtgagaCTACGTAAATACAAACGGAGCGACCGCAGGTGTACTGGCACGCGACCAGACAGAATGGGGCGCGCGTCTAGTAATATGACGTCATCCAAGGATAAcgtaataacaataatttgtttaaaggcaacaaaactactttcacaaactatttttatgtaaaatgaataaataaatggacaaaggggcactttgggcatcagtgccAAAAGGGCATGTGCCCCTGCACCCATTGCCTTCCCCTCCTCTGCACGTGCCTGCTGtcgaggttgttgtttttgataacgtgtggcagtaaaagagttaagaataaTTTCATTTGTTGTCACTTTCCCCCTGTATACATGTTTATAATTAGACTTCAGGATCGGCTGATATTTACCATTTTAGGCAAAATTGGCGAACGTCTTAATTTTACTGATCGGCTGAAAAATCCTGATTATGTAAAACCTATTTACATTAcatgtctttttatttattataatgcaATGTCTTCCACTTGGAGCCATATTTCTTAGCCAttttaataagttttttttctgcaagtCTCATTTTCTTTAGCATTGCTTGTAGAGGAAGACGACATTAGAGATAGAGAGAATTACGGTACCAATGTTGCAATTTTATGTACACAAATGCTTACTTCTTTATTTGCACTGTGCAAACTCTTGCATTGTCGGGCAGCAAACAGTGGCTAAGCACATAGACGAGTACACTAATCCAAAGTTCAGTTGGTTTTCCTCATTGGTGGGGTGAAATTTAAGATAATATATTAGTGAGCTGATACAACCTATTATTGaattgaaataaaagaaaatgcaagAATCTTTTTAATGGATGAAATAGCATGTAGAAATGGTTTGTCTGAATGTGTAAATATTGGGATGCCAAACTTCCTTGCCCAAATTAGGTGAAAGTGCTTTGCATGTTCATCTCCATTCTGCTACCACTGCTTCCCGACAACGTGGGAGGAGCCAAGAGATTTACGTCTCACATAAGGCGGAGCCATCCCACTCACTCAAAGTGTATATGAAGACAGTCCTCACTGTTCAGTCTGTGCGGTGTGTCTGTGGTTCTTGAGGCTCGACAGCAGGTCAGCGATTGGTAAGTCATTCAAAACCCAAAATTGATTCATTTTGTCACTATTACAACATATAAAACAATCGAATGTCACCCATAAAGTGTGAACAGGACAAGAACTCAAATTTCGGACCTGATATTTTGCTTAACATGCCAATGAATATCTTAAACACGTTTCAtgtacatttaaattaatttattgtataCAAGTGAAAGTTCTGATCCCAGGGAAACTTTCATCACAATACAATCCTTTAATTAGTGTTTttgaactgtttgtttttaaaagctaGGCTTATTGGAAACAAATCAAGTATGTGAATGACAATACTTCGgcggaataaaaataaataaataactagccTGAATCCACCCAGACTCATGTTTTGTTAGTGGATCAATTAAATGTAGGTGGTATCTGGAGTAAGGGAGCACAGGTACAGTATTTTAAGATGGTGATTCATTTGAGGGCCGCATACTGGAAAACGGAAgaatgcaagggccactttgaaacattaaaaatcaaacacgtttttttttcttgctacaTAAACTTTGTTAAAATGGAtacaaaatattctatatatatatatatatgtgtgtgtgtgtgtgtatatatatatatatatatatatatatatatatatgtatgtatgtatgtatgtatgtatgtatgtgtgtgtgtgtgtatatatatatatatatatatatatatatatatatgtgtatatatatatgtgtatatatatatgtgtatatatatatatatgtgtatatatatatatgtatatatatatgtgtatatatatatatatatatgtatatatatatatatatatatatatatatatgtgtgtatatatatatatatatatgtatatatatgtgtatatatatatatatgtgtatatatatatatatgtgtatatatatatatatatgtgtgtatatatatatatatatatatatatatatatatatatatgtgtgtgtatatatatatatatatatatatatatgtgtatatatatatatatatgtgtgtgtatatatatatatatatatatatatgtgtatatatatatatatatatatgtgtgtatatatatatatatatatatgtgtgtgtgtgtatatatatatatatatatatatgtatatatatatatatatatatatatatatatatatatatatatatatatatatatatatatatgtgtatatatatatatatatatatgtatatatatatatatatatatatgtatatatatatatatatatatatatatatgtatatatatatatatatatatatgtatatatatatatatatatatatatatatgtatatatatatgtatatatatatatatatatatatgtatatatatatatatatatgtatatatatatatatatatatatgtatatatatatatatatatatatgtatatatgtgtgtgtgtatatatatatatatatatatatatatatatatatacactatagCTTGTAGACTGTGTCAAATGTTACTTTTAGTATATGccactgaaaaatggatggtgggccGCAAATGGGCCCTGGGGCGTGGTTTGGAAACCACTTGTACATAGACCTATACAGTAACTAGCAAATGAATCATTTGTATGTATCAGATGTTTAAGTGCACAAATGATAGCCTTCAAGGGCACTGATCCATcctgttttcaatgtttccTTCCTCTatcacagctgattcatatgattagctcatcaccaagctctgcagaagctcGATCGTTCCAATCAGGTGCGTTGGCGCAGGGAAACAGCCAAAACATGCAAGATAGGTGCCCTTGTTGCTGACTCTGTTCTACGGTCTCAACGTTGTTAATTAAAGCAACGGGAAAAGAGAAGTTTTGTAgttttgctccccaaaaaattaaatgagaaaaaaaaaaagtatgtaattGAGGGTAGAATGCTACCCTACACTAACCTGCTCTAATGTTGTGTAATCAGAAAATccattttgtacatttgaacCTTTGTCATAGTACACAACGATGCAGGCGACCCTGAGATTCTGGATCTTATCAGCAGTGGTGTGTTTGGGAAGAGGTGACCACCATGAAGAGCACACGGATGACAGCCTCTCACACGTGAGCTCGGGAAACAAAGACTTTGCCTTCCAGCTCTACGGGAAGTTGGCGGCTCATTCTGATAACCTCGGCAAGAACATCTTTTACTCTCCGAGTAGCATCTCTGTCGCCTTGGCTGCCTTGTCTGTCGGAGCCCGGGGGGACACCCACCAACAATTGATGAGCGGTTTGGGGTACAACAGCTCCCTGGTTACGCAAAATGATGTCAATCAGGCCTTCAGCGTGCTCCTCAAAAGGCAAGAGAATTCATCGGACATCAGTGAAGGGACTGCCGCGTTCCTGGATAACACCTTTGAGCCAAATCCTGAGTTCCTGAAAGATTTGAAAGAATTCTATTATACAGATGTGTCGAATGTTAACTTCCAGCAATCAGAAAGTGCTGCTGATACCATCAATAAATATGTAGCGGATAAGACTCATGGCAAGATCGATAAGTTGGTGCAGGATATGGCTCCGGGTACCATCATGTATCTCTTAAGCTTCATCTACTTTAAAGGTACACAAGGATaacatttatttctgaagatGTCTTCTCTAACGTCTTATTTCTGTTCAATCCTATCGCATAGGAATGTGGAACAGTCCTTTTGAAACCAAGTTCACAAAGGAGGACATGTTTGCCGTTGATGAGGATAACAAGGTTTGAATCTAcaacttggaaaaaataaaagaagggaTTTGCGATTtcattgtgattttgttttttcaggtttcTGTCCAGATGATGAACAAGGAGGATAGCTTTGATGTCTACCATGACCTGGGAATTAACACGACAATCCTGCGCCTTCCCTTCAACAGCTCTTACTCCATGCTCCTGCTGTTGCCTGACAACATGGCAATGCTAGAGAAGGAAATATGTCCACAACATATCACTAAATGgtcaaaatggatgaaaaagaGGTTGGTTAACATGAAGGTTTATCCTGGTGTGATCGTTTTAATCGCTGTTTGTTTCTTCTAGGACCTACGACATTTTTGTTCCAAAGTTCTCCATTAAGACCGACTACTCTCTGAATGAAGTGCTGACTGAAATGGGAATGACTCACATGTTTGATCATCGAGCAGATTTGAGTGGCATTTCGGCGGGAAATAAACTGTTTGTCTCCAGCGTAAGGACGCAGTCAGTGTTTTTAAACCTCTTCTTTGCCTTCACGCTCTCTCACGCTGCCTTTTTTACCTTTCAGGTTGTGCACCAAGCTGCCCTCGACGTTGATGAGGCCGGAGCCACCGCTGCAGCCGCCACAGGCATCGAAATCACTCTGATGTCCTTCCAACACGTTCCTGTGCTGAAGTTCAATCGTCCGTTCATGCTTCTCATCACTGAAAACACCACAGATGACATTCTCTTTTTGGGCAAGATCATTAATCCCAACATTTGAtgaacattatcatcataacaATAAAGTATTCATGTGGTCTTTGTGATCAAatcattttcacttttcttgtttaaaaaaaaaaaagaagaagcttggaAGAACAAAATAATGGACTCAGGCATTTGACACACCAACTCATTAagggtgtgtttttgttttgtgatcaAACTTCCCCATTTTTAAGGCGTAAGCCTTAAACTTTGTCTGTCAAATAAAACACTCTACTGTGGTAGAATATTACTAAATCCACTATATACCTATGCCACTTACCCAGTTCAGGGTCACTCAGAGCTGGAGGAGCCCATCCAAGCTGACATTGGACGAAAACAGTCTAGCCACACCATTACTAAAtccaaaatgtacagtaattgcaAGTTCAGCAATAGCGATATGGTCAAAACAATgttacaaattaaaattggtCAATTTCATATTATCTGCCAGTTCATATGTGGGTTTTTCCTGAAAATGGTAGGCCTACCTTTGGAGAGGTGGGGAGTCCACCCGCTGGGAGCGAGGTTCTGTAGGGATCTGTCTCAGTAaacgtaaataataataataaaaaaatactgtacattagaATGCCATGGCACACGTATGCTAGGAGAGGTCATAGGTGCTGTGGGAAATTATTAAAATCTTATAACAATTAGTATATCAGAAAATTATTACAGTTACAAATACATCAAAGTTCATCAGTCAACGCATAGGGACAGACAGAACAATAAAATGCTCCTCCTTGAGATGGCAGATGATAAATCAGTGTATCCACTTGTTGCTGTTCATACAAAAGATTAACTCATGGCTTTATGGCTAAACAGGCCCAGGTTTAAGTATTAGTTGAATTGAGACAAGATCATTATTTAAGTATGTAacccacccccaacccccagTTTTGTCTGGCAGGTgtacagtgatttttttctaatgtaaagtTTAAAGCCTTGGTTCAATAAAGGTAGCCAACGAGGCAAATTCAGTTGCAATATGAATTATCTGACTGTAGTTGGCAGCACGAGTCTGGGGCCTCTGATGTGGGAAACAGTGTATTGAACGAAGAAAATGGTTGAACAAACTAGACTAGAGACAGCATTGGCCGGTTGTAGACGTGCAGACCTAGCCACCATCTTTAACCGGGAATCATCAGCCCTCTCGCCATCtccacttcttttctttttttttaaatctctgttTGGCACCAATAAATTAATCATAACTCATCAAATTCTTTACCGATTTCGACacggattgtttttatttttattttatttttttagaaacacCAGACATGCATGTATGATACCAGAAAGTTGGTAATTTTATAATAGGAACTTTTCGTAATATATTAACGTTTACAGTCAAGCTGCTTAGGTACAAAAACGTCATAGTATTGCGTGGCTGACGGTTGCACACGGATACGGCTAGTAGCATGTGTTTTTGCATGAAGAATATGATACTGACAACCACCATTTTATGTTATTGTCATTGGTCATGTCCTCATTTGTGAAAATCTGACTGCACCACATTTCAAAACTTAAATAAATTAGAAAGCAGCAATCGTCCAGCCATGGGTAAAGGCATGGTGCAATTTAATATAGTTTAGTTTAGTGCCATGTAACAGTTCCATATGAAATaggaaattaaattaatcagaCTTGTTTATATTACTTATGAATTTTTGAGTGAACGCCCACTGGGTTTTTTTGTAGCCACGCGTCTGACGTTTTCAACAAAACCAACCGAAGATCTCTTAAAAATACAGCGAATTACGATCTACGCCCCCAAACACCCAATGCAATGCTGTCTCACTCGAAGTGGAGAGGCGAGACCCCCGTTTCAAGAGACTatcacagtactgtactacagtactacagtacataaaatggaaacaaaacacaCTGAACTACAGTGTAGTTCAGtgtgttttgtttccattttgctcTGCCTTGCATGTACAATACTTTTGCAAACTTTGTGACCTCATAATTGACCATGAAGAAGGAATgagtataaaagaaaaaaacctctgaaaatattgtcatttgtttgtttttggcttcTGCTGTGATTTCCAAcctacattttgaaataaatgttaaacgtTGATCCTCATACCTTCAAGCAATGAATTTGTGTTTTCCCAAATATTCATTCAAATTGTGAAAAacccattaatttttttatacatcagTGTATGTTAAATCACCCAagtcaaattgtatttgttcTGTCATGAATCTCATCATATTGGGAATGTTGCACAATCCTTCCAACTAGTGCAAGATAGATATTTTCCCCTGAAACCTTATGGATCCATGAGGGTCATATATCAAGGAGCTGTTTATTATATTTAGAACAAAGTAAAAGTATTGCATGGAAAATGTGTCATCTGTCTCATGTGTTCATTTTCTTGTGCTGTTAGAGCCCAACTGTAAAATGTCAGGTGTAATGCATGTTTCCAAC is a window from the Vanacampus margaritifer isolate UIUO_Vmar chromosome 3, RoL_Vmar_1.0, whole genome shotgun sequence genome containing:
- the LOC144048869 gene encoding serpin A3-3-like; the protein is MQATLRFWILSAVVCLGRGDHHEEHTDDSLSHVSSGNKDFAFQLYGKLAAHSDNLGKNIFYSPSSISVALAALSVGARGDTHQQLMSGLGYNSSLVTQNDVNQAFSVLLKRQENSSDISEGTAAFLDNTFEPNPEFLKDLKEFYYTDVSNVNFQQSESAADTINKYVADKTHGKIDKLVQDMAPGTIMYLLSFIYFKGMWNSPFETKFTKEDMFAVDEDNKVSVQMMNKEDSFDVYHDLGINTTILRLPFNSSYSMLLLLPDNMAMLEKEICPQHITKWSKWMKKRTYDIFVPKFSIKTDYSLNEVLTEMGMTHMFDHRADLSGISAGNKLFVSSVVHQAALDVDEAGATAAAATGIEITLMSFQHVPVLKFNRPFMLLITENTTDDILFLGKIINPNI